The Macaca fascicularis isolate 582-1 chromosome 1, T2T-MFA8v1.1 genome includes a window with the following:
- the PI4KB gene encoding phosphatidylinositol 4-kinase beta isoform X10, whose translation MRFLEARSLAVAMGDTVVEPAPLKPTSEPTSGPPGNNGGSLLSVITEGVGELSVIDPEVAQKACQEVLEKVKLLRGGVAVSSRGTPLELVNGDGVDSEIRCLDDPPAQIREEEDEMGATVASGTAKGARRRRQNNSAKQSWLLRLFESKLFDISMAISYLYNSKEPGVQAYIGNRLFCFRNEDVDFYLPQLLNMYIHMDEDVGDAIKPYIVHRCRQSINFSLQCALLLGAYSSDMHISTQRHSRGTKLRKLILSDELKPAHRKRELPSLSPAPDTGLSPSKRTHQRSKSDATASISLSSNLKRTASNPKVENEDEELSSSTESIDNSFSSPVRLAPEREFIKSLMAIGKRLATLPTKEQKTQRLISELSLLNHKLPARVWLPTAGFDHHVVRVPHTQAVVLNSKDKAPYLIYVEVLECENFDTTSVPARIPENRIRSTRSVENLPECGITHEQRAGSFSTVPNYDNDDEAWSVDDIGELQVELPEVHTNSCDNISQFSVDSITSQESKEPVFIAAGDIRRRLSEQLAHTPTAFKRDPEDPSAVALKEPWQEKVRRIREGSPYGHLPSWRLLSVIVKCGDDLRQELLAFQVLKQLQSIWEQERVPLWIKPYKILVISADSGMIEPVVNAVSIHQVKKQSQLSLLDYFLQEHGSYTTEAFLSAQRNFVQSCAGYCLVCYLLQVKDRHNGNILLDAEGHIIHIDFGFILSSSPRNLGFETSAFKLTTEFVDVMGGLDGDMFNYYKMLMLQGLIAARKHMDKVVQIVEIMQQGCRRCSGSSPSGPMMTVAQVICSQLPCFHGSSTIRNLKERFHMSMTEEQLQLLVEQMVDGSMRSITTKLYDGFQYLTNGIM comes from the exons ATGAGATT CTTGGAAGCTCGAAGTCTGGCTGTGGCCATGGGAGATACAGTAGTGGAGCCTGCCCCCCTGAAGCCAACTTCTGAGCCCACTTCTGGCCCACCAGGGAATAATGGGGGGTCCCTGCTAAGTGTCATCACGGAGGGGGTCGGGGAATTATCAGTGATTGATCCTGAGGTGGCCCAGAAGGCCTGCCAGGAGGTGTTGGAGAAGGTCAAGCTTTTGCGTGGAGGCGTGGCAGTCTCTAGCAGAGGCACCCCACTGGAGTTGGTCAATGGGGATGGTGTGGACAGTGAGATCCGTTGCctagatgatccacctgcccagatcagggaggaggaagatgagatgGGGGCCACAGTGGCCTCAGGCACAGCCAAAGGAGCAAGAAGACGGCGGCAGAACAACTCAGCTAAACAGTCTTGGCTCCTGAGGCTGTTTGAGTCAAAACTGTTTGACATCTCCATGGCCATTTCATACCTGTATAACTCCAAGGAGCCTGGAGTACAAGCCTACATCGGCAACCGGCTCTTCTGCTTTCGCAATGAGGACGTGGACTTCTATCTACCCCAGTTGCTTAACATGTACATCCACATGGATGAGGACGTGGGTGATGCCATTAAGCCCTACATAGTCCACCGTTGCCGCCAGAGCATTAACTTTTCCCTCCAGTGTGCCCTGTTGCTTGGGGCCTACTCTTCAGACATGCACATTTCCACTCAGCGACACTCCCGTGGGACCAAGCTACGGAAGCTGATCCTTTCAGATGAGCTAAAGCCAGCTCACAGGAAGAGGGAGCTGCCCTCCTTGAGCCCGGCCCCTGACACAGGGCTGTCTCCCTCCAAAAGGACTCACCAGCGCTCTAAGTCAGATGCCACTGCCAGCATAAGTCTCAGCAGCAACTTGAAACGAACAGCCAGCAACCCTAAAGTGGAGAATGAGGATGAG GAGCTCTCCTCCAGCACCGAGAGTATTGATAATTCATTCAGTTCC CCTGTTCGACTGGCTCCTGAGAGAGAATTCATCAAGTCCCTGATGGCGATCGGCAAGCGGCTGGCCACACTCCCCACCAAAGAGCAGAAAACACAGAGGCTGATCTCAGAGCTCTCCCTGCTCAACCATAAGCTCCCTGCCCGAGTCTGGCTGCCCACTGCTGGCTTTGACCACCACGTGGTCCGTGTACCCCACACACAGGCTGTTGTCCTCAACTCCAAGGACAAG GCTCCCTACCTGATTTATGTGGAAGTCCTTGAATGTGAAAACTTTGACACCACCAGTGTCCCTGCCCGAATCCCTGAGAACCGAATTCGGAGTACGAGGTCCGTAGAGAACTTGCCCGAATGTGGTATCACCCATGAGCAGCGAGCTGGCAGCTTCAGCACTGTGCCTAACTATGACAACGATGATGAGGCCTGGTCGGTGGATGACATAGGCGAGCTGCAGGTGGAG CTCCCCGAAGTGCACACCAACAGCTGTGACAACATCTCCCAGTTCTCTGTGGACAGCATCACTAGCCAGGAGAGCAAGGAgcctgtgttcattgcagcagggGACATCCG ccGGCGCCTTTCGGAACAGCTGGCTCATACCCCGACAGCCTTCAAACGAGACCCAGAAGATCCTTCTGCAGTTGCTCTCAAAGAGCCCTGGCAGGAGAAAGTACG GAGGATCAGAGAGGGCTCCCCCTATGGCCATCTCCCCAGTTGGCGGCTCCTGTCAGTCATTGTCAAGTGTGGGGATGACCTTCGGCAAGAGCTTCTGGCCTTTCAGGTGTTGAAGCAACTGCAG TCCATTTGGGAACAGGAGCGAGTGCCCCTTTGGATCAAGCCATACAAGATTCTTGTGATTTCGGCTGATAGTGGCATGATTGAACCAGTGGTCAACGCTGTGTCCATCCATCAGGTGAAGAAACAGTCACAGCTCTCCTTGCTCGATTACTTTCTACAGGAGCATGGCAGTTACACCACTGAGGCATTCCTCAGTGCCCAGCGAAATTTTGTGCAAAGTTGTGCTGGGTACTGCTTGGTCTGCTACCTGCTGCAAGTCAAGGACAG ACACAATGGGAACATCCTTTTGGACGCCGAAGGCCACATCATCCACATCGACTTTGGCTTCATCCTCTCCAGCTCACCCCGAAATCTGGGCTTTGAGACGTCAGCCTTTAAGCTGACCACAGAGTTTGTGGAT gtGATGGGCGGCCTGGATGGCGACATGTTCAACTACTATAAGATGCTGATGCTGCAAGGGCTGATTGCCGCTCGGAAACACATGGACAAGGTGGTGCAGATCGTGGAGATCATGCAGCAag
- the PI4KB gene encoding phosphatidylinositol 4-kinase beta isoform X1, protein MRFLEARSLAVAMGDTVVEPAPLKPTSEPTSGPPGNNGGSLLSVITEGVGELSVIDPEVAQKACQEVLEKVKLLRGGVAVSSRGTPLELVNGDGVDSEIRCLDDPPAQIREEEDEMGATVASGTAKGARRRRQNNSAKQSWLLRLFESKLFDISMAISYLYNSKEPGVQAYIGNRLFCFRNEDVDFYLPQLLNMYIHMDEDVGDAIKPYIVHRCRQSINFSLQCALLLGAYSSDMHISTQRHSRGTKLRKLILSDELKPAHRKRELPSLSPAPDTGLSPSKRTHQRSKSDATASISLSSNLKRTASNPKVENEDEELSSSTESIDNSFSSPVRLAPEREFIKSLMAIGKRLATLPTKEQKTQRLISELSLLNHKLPARVWLPTAGFDHHVVRVPHTQAVVLNSKDKAPYLIYVEVLECENFDTTSVPARIPENRIRSTRSVENLPECGITHEQRAGSFSTVPNYDNDDEAWSVDDIGELQVELPEVHTNSCDNISQFSVDSITSQESKEPVFIAAGDIRRRLSEQLAHTPTAFKRDPEDPSAVALKEPWQEKVRRIREGSPYGHLPSWRLLSVIVKCGDDLRQELLAFQVLKQLQSIWEQERVPLWIKPYKILVISADSGMIEPVVNAVSIHQVKKQSQLSLLDYFLQEHGSYTTEAFLSAQRNFVQSCAGYCLVCYLLQVKDRHNGNILLDAEGHIIHIDFGFILSSSPRNLGFETSAFKLTTEFVDVMGGLDGDMFNYYKMLMLQGLIAARKHMDKVVQIVEIMQQGSQLPCFHGSSTIRNLKERFHMSMTEEQLQLLVEQMVDGSMRSITTKLYDGFQYLTNGIM, encoded by the exons ATGAGATT CTTGGAAGCTCGAAGTCTGGCTGTGGCCATGGGAGATACAGTAGTGGAGCCTGCCCCCCTGAAGCCAACTTCTGAGCCCACTTCTGGCCCACCAGGGAATAATGGGGGGTCCCTGCTAAGTGTCATCACGGAGGGGGTCGGGGAATTATCAGTGATTGATCCTGAGGTGGCCCAGAAGGCCTGCCAGGAGGTGTTGGAGAAGGTCAAGCTTTTGCGTGGAGGCGTGGCAGTCTCTAGCAGAGGCACCCCACTGGAGTTGGTCAATGGGGATGGTGTGGACAGTGAGATCCGTTGCctagatgatccacctgcccagatcagggaggaggaagatgagatgGGGGCCACAGTGGCCTCAGGCACAGCCAAAGGAGCAAGAAGACGGCGGCAGAACAACTCAGCTAAACAGTCTTGGCTCCTGAGGCTGTTTGAGTCAAAACTGTTTGACATCTCCATGGCCATTTCATACCTGTATAACTCCAAGGAGCCTGGAGTACAAGCCTACATCGGCAACCGGCTCTTCTGCTTTCGCAATGAGGACGTGGACTTCTATCTACCCCAGTTGCTTAACATGTACATCCACATGGATGAGGACGTGGGTGATGCCATTAAGCCCTACATAGTCCACCGTTGCCGCCAGAGCATTAACTTTTCCCTCCAGTGTGCCCTGTTGCTTGGGGCCTACTCTTCAGACATGCACATTTCCACTCAGCGACACTCCCGTGGGACCAAGCTACGGAAGCTGATCCTTTCAGATGAGCTAAAGCCAGCTCACAGGAAGAGGGAGCTGCCCTCCTTGAGCCCGGCCCCTGACACAGGGCTGTCTCCCTCCAAAAGGACTCACCAGCGCTCTAAGTCAGATGCCACTGCCAGCATAAGTCTCAGCAGCAACTTGAAACGAACAGCCAGCAACCCTAAAGTGGAGAATGAGGATGAG GAGCTCTCCTCCAGCACCGAGAGTATTGATAATTCATTCAGTTCC CCTGTTCGACTGGCTCCTGAGAGAGAATTCATCAAGTCCCTGATGGCGATCGGCAAGCGGCTGGCCACACTCCCCACCAAAGAGCAGAAAACACAGAGGCTGATCTCAGAGCTCTCCCTGCTCAACCATAAGCTCCCTGCCCGAGTCTGGCTGCCCACTGCTGGCTTTGACCACCACGTGGTCCGTGTACCCCACACACAGGCTGTTGTCCTCAACTCCAAGGACAAG GCTCCCTACCTGATTTATGTGGAAGTCCTTGAATGTGAAAACTTTGACACCACCAGTGTCCCTGCCCGAATCCCTGAGAACCGAATTCGGAGTACGAGGTCCGTAGAGAACTTGCCCGAATGTGGTATCACCCATGAGCAGCGAGCTGGCAGCTTCAGCACTGTGCCTAACTATGACAACGATGATGAGGCCTGGTCGGTGGATGACATAGGCGAGCTGCAGGTGGAG CTCCCCGAAGTGCACACCAACAGCTGTGACAACATCTCCCAGTTCTCTGTGGACAGCATCACTAGCCAGGAGAGCAAGGAgcctgtgttcattgcagcagggGACATCCG ccGGCGCCTTTCGGAACAGCTGGCTCATACCCCGACAGCCTTCAAACGAGACCCAGAAGATCCTTCTGCAGTTGCTCTCAAAGAGCCCTGGCAGGAGAAAGTACG GAGGATCAGAGAGGGCTCCCCCTATGGCCATCTCCCCAGTTGGCGGCTCCTGTCAGTCATTGTCAAGTGTGGGGATGACCTTCGGCAAGAGCTTCTGGCCTTTCAGGTGTTGAAGCAACTGCAG TCCATTTGGGAACAGGAGCGAGTGCCCCTTTGGATCAAGCCATACAAGATTCTTGTGATTTCGGCTGATAGTGGCATGATTGAACCAGTGGTCAACGCTGTGTCCATCCATCAGGTGAAGAAACAGTCACAGCTCTCCTTGCTCGATTACTTTCTACAGGAGCATGGCAGTTACACCACTGAGGCATTCCTCAGTGCCCAGCGAAATTTTGTGCAAAGTTGTGCTGGGTACTGCTTGGTCTGCTACCTGCTGCAAGTCAAGGACAG ACACAATGGGAACATCCTTTTGGACGCCGAAGGCCACATCATCCACATCGACTTTGGCTTCATCCTCTCCAGCTCACCCCGAAATCTGGGCTTTGAGACGTCAGCCTTTAAGCTGACCACAGAGTTTGTGGAT gtGATGGGCGGCCTGGATGGCGACATGTTCAACTACTATAAGATGCTGATGCTGCAAGGGCTGATTGCCGCTCGGAAACACATGGACAAGGTGGTGCAGATCGTGGAGATCATGCAGCAag
- the PI4KB gene encoding phosphatidylinositol 4-kinase beta isoform X3, with amino-acid sequence MRFLEARSLAVAMGDTVVEPAPLKPTSEPTSGPPGNNGGSLLSVITEGVGELSVIDPEVAQKACQEVLEKVKLLRGGVAVSSRGTPLELVNGDGVDSEIRCLDDPPAQIREEEDEMGATVASGTAKGARRRRQNNSAKQSWLLRLFESKLFDISMAISYLYNSKEPGVQAYIGNRLFCFRNEDVDFYLPQLLNMYIHMDEDVGDAIKPYIVHRCRQSINFSLQCALLLGAYSSDMHISTQRHSRGTKLRKLILSDELKPAHRKRELPSLSPAPDTGLSPSKRTHQRSKSDATASISLSSNLKRTASNPKVENEDEPVRLAPEREFIKSLMAIGKRLATLPTKEQKTQRLISELSLLNHKLPARVWLPTAGFDHHVVRVPHTQAVVLNSKDKAPYLIYVEVLECENFDTTSVPARIPENRIRSTRSVENLPECGITHEQRAGSFSTVPNYDNDDEAWSVDDIGELQVELPEVHTNSCDNISQFSVDSITSQESKEPVFIAAGDIRRRLSEQLAHTPTAFKRDPEDPSAVALKEPWQEKVRRIREGSPYGHLPSWRLLSVIVKCGDDLRQELLAFQVLKQLQSIWEQERVPLWIKPYKILVISADSGMIEPVVNAVSIHQVKKQSQLSLLDYFLQEHGSYTTEAFLSAQRNFVQSCAGYCLVCYLLQVKDRHNGNILLDAEGHIIHIDFGFILSSSPRNLGFETSAFKLTTEFVDVMGGLDGDMFNYYKMLMLQGLIAARKHMDKVVQIVEIMQQGSQLPCFHGSSTIRNLKERFHMSMTEEQLQLLVEQMVDGSMRSITTKLYDGFQYLTNGIM; translated from the exons ATGAGATT CTTGGAAGCTCGAAGTCTGGCTGTGGCCATGGGAGATACAGTAGTGGAGCCTGCCCCCCTGAAGCCAACTTCTGAGCCCACTTCTGGCCCACCAGGGAATAATGGGGGGTCCCTGCTAAGTGTCATCACGGAGGGGGTCGGGGAATTATCAGTGATTGATCCTGAGGTGGCCCAGAAGGCCTGCCAGGAGGTGTTGGAGAAGGTCAAGCTTTTGCGTGGAGGCGTGGCAGTCTCTAGCAGAGGCACCCCACTGGAGTTGGTCAATGGGGATGGTGTGGACAGTGAGATCCGTTGCctagatgatccacctgcccagatcagggaggaggaagatgagatgGGGGCCACAGTGGCCTCAGGCACAGCCAAAGGAGCAAGAAGACGGCGGCAGAACAACTCAGCTAAACAGTCTTGGCTCCTGAGGCTGTTTGAGTCAAAACTGTTTGACATCTCCATGGCCATTTCATACCTGTATAACTCCAAGGAGCCTGGAGTACAAGCCTACATCGGCAACCGGCTCTTCTGCTTTCGCAATGAGGACGTGGACTTCTATCTACCCCAGTTGCTTAACATGTACATCCACATGGATGAGGACGTGGGTGATGCCATTAAGCCCTACATAGTCCACCGTTGCCGCCAGAGCATTAACTTTTCCCTCCAGTGTGCCCTGTTGCTTGGGGCCTACTCTTCAGACATGCACATTTCCACTCAGCGACACTCCCGTGGGACCAAGCTACGGAAGCTGATCCTTTCAGATGAGCTAAAGCCAGCTCACAGGAAGAGGGAGCTGCCCTCCTTGAGCCCGGCCCCTGACACAGGGCTGTCTCCCTCCAAAAGGACTCACCAGCGCTCTAAGTCAGATGCCACTGCCAGCATAAGTCTCAGCAGCAACTTGAAACGAACAGCCAGCAACCCTAAAGTGGAGAATGAGGATGAG CCTGTTCGACTGGCTCCTGAGAGAGAATTCATCAAGTCCCTGATGGCGATCGGCAAGCGGCTGGCCACACTCCCCACCAAAGAGCAGAAAACACAGAGGCTGATCTCAGAGCTCTCCCTGCTCAACCATAAGCTCCCTGCCCGAGTCTGGCTGCCCACTGCTGGCTTTGACCACCACGTGGTCCGTGTACCCCACACACAGGCTGTTGTCCTCAACTCCAAGGACAAG GCTCCCTACCTGATTTATGTGGAAGTCCTTGAATGTGAAAACTTTGACACCACCAGTGTCCCTGCCCGAATCCCTGAGAACCGAATTCGGAGTACGAGGTCCGTAGAGAACTTGCCCGAATGTGGTATCACCCATGAGCAGCGAGCTGGCAGCTTCAGCACTGTGCCTAACTATGACAACGATGATGAGGCCTGGTCGGTGGATGACATAGGCGAGCTGCAGGTGGAG CTCCCCGAAGTGCACACCAACAGCTGTGACAACATCTCCCAGTTCTCTGTGGACAGCATCACTAGCCAGGAGAGCAAGGAgcctgtgttcattgcagcagggGACATCCG ccGGCGCCTTTCGGAACAGCTGGCTCATACCCCGACAGCCTTCAAACGAGACCCAGAAGATCCTTCTGCAGTTGCTCTCAAAGAGCCCTGGCAGGAGAAAGTACG GAGGATCAGAGAGGGCTCCCCCTATGGCCATCTCCCCAGTTGGCGGCTCCTGTCAGTCATTGTCAAGTGTGGGGATGACCTTCGGCAAGAGCTTCTGGCCTTTCAGGTGTTGAAGCAACTGCAG TCCATTTGGGAACAGGAGCGAGTGCCCCTTTGGATCAAGCCATACAAGATTCTTGTGATTTCGGCTGATAGTGGCATGATTGAACCAGTGGTCAACGCTGTGTCCATCCATCAGGTGAAGAAACAGTCACAGCTCTCCTTGCTCGATTACTTTCTACAGGAGCATGGCAGTTACACCACTGAGGCATTCCTCAGTGCCCAGCGAAATTTTGTGCAAAGTTGTGCTGGGTACTGCTTGGTCTGCTACCTGCTGCAAGTCAAGGACAG ACACAATGGGAACATCCTTTTGGACGCCGAAGGCCACATCATCCACATCGACTTTGGCTTCATCCTCTCCAGCTCACCCCGAAATCTGGGCTTTGAGACGTCAGCCTTTAAGCTGACCACAGAGTTTGTGGAT gtGATGGGCGGCCTGGATGGCGACATGTTCAACTACTATAAGATGCTGATGCTGCAAGGGCTGATTGCCGCTCGGAAACACATGGACAAGGTGGTGCAGATCGTGGAGATCATGCAGCAag
- the PI4KB gene encoding phosphatidylinositol 4-kinase beta isoform X5, translating into MRFLEARSLAVAMGDTVVEPAPLKPTSEPTSGPPGNNGGSLLSVITEGVGELSVIDPEVAQKACQEVLEKVKLLRGGVAVSSRGTPLELVNGDGVDSEIRCLDDPPAQIREEEDEMGATVASGTAKGARRRRQNNSAKQSWLLRLFESKLFDISMAISYLYNSKEPGVQAYIGNRLFCFRNEDVDFYLPQLLNMYIHMDEDVGDAIKPYIVHRCRQSINFSLQCALLLGAYSSDMHISTQRHSRGTKLRKLILSDELKPAHRKRELPSLSPAPDTGLSPSKRTHQRSKSDATASISLSSNLKRTASNPKVENEDEAPYLIYVEVLECENFDTTSVPARIPENRIRSTRSVENLPECGITHEQRAGSFSTVPNYDNDDEAWSVDDIGELQVELPEVHTNSCDNISQFSVDSITSQESKEPVFIAAGDIRRRLSEQLAHTPTAFKRDPEDPSAVALKEPWQEKVRRIREGSPYGHLPSWRLLSVIVKCGDDLRQELLAFQVLKQLQSIWEQERVPLWIKPYKILVISADSGMIEPVVNAVSIHQVKKQSQLSLLDYFLQEHGSYTTEAFLSAQRNFVQSCAGYCLVCYLLQVKDRHNGNILLDAEGHIIHIDFGFILSSSPRNLGFETSAFKLTTEFVDVMGGLDGDMFNYYKMLMLQGLIAARKHMDKVVQIVEIMQQGSQLPCFHGSSTIRNLKERFHMSMTEEQLQLLVEQMVDGSMRSITTKLYDGFQYLTNGIM; encoded by the exons ATGAGATT CTTGGAAGCTCGAAGTCTGGCTGTGGCCATGGGAGATACAGTAGTGGAGCCTGCCCCCCTGAAGCCAACTTCTGAGCCCACTTCTGGCCCACCAGGGAATAATGGGGGGTCCCTGCTAAGTGTCATCACGGAGGGGGTCGGGGAATTATCAGTGATTGATCCTGAGGTGGCCCAGAAGGCCTGCCAGGAGGTGTTGGAGAAGGTCAAGCTTTTGCGTGGAGGCGTGGCAGTCTCTAGCAGAGGCACCCCACTGGAGTTGGTCAATGGGGATGGTGTGGACAGTGAGATCCGTTGCctagatgatccacctgcccagatcagggaggaggaagatgagatgGGGGCCACAGTGGCCTCAGGCACAGCCAAAGGAGCAAGAAGACGGCGGCAGAACAACTCAGCTAAACAGTCTTGGCTCCTGAGGCTGTTTGAGTCAAAACTGTTTGACATCTCCATGGCCATTTCATACCTGTATAACTCCAAGGAGCCTGGAGTACAAGCCTACATCGGCAACCGGCTCTTCTGCTTTCGCAATGAGGACGTGGACTTCTATCTACCCCAGTTGCTTAACATGTACATCCACATGGATGAGGACGTGGGTGATGCCATTAAGCCCTACATAGTCCACCGTTGCCGCCAGAGCATTAACTTTTCCCTCCAGTGTGCCCTGTTGCTTGGGGCCTACTCTTCAGACATGCACATTTCCACTCAGCGACACTCCCGTGGGACCAAGCTACGGAAGCTGATCCTTTCAGATGAGCTAAAGCCAGCTCACAGGAAGAGGGAGCTGCCCTCCTTGAGCCCGGCCCCTGACACAGGGCTGTCTCCCTCCAAAAGGACTCACCAGCGCTCTAAGTCAGATGCCACTGCCAGCATAAGTCTCAGCAGCAACTTGAAACGAACAGCCAGCAACCCTAAAGTGGAGAATGAGGATGAG GCTCCCTACCTGATTTATGTGGAAGTCCTTGAATGTGAAAACTTTGACACCACCAGTGTCCCTGCCCGAATCCCTGAGAACCGAATTCGGAGTACGAGGTCCGTAGAGAACTTGCCCGAATGTGGTATCACCCATGAGCAGCGAGCTGGCAGCTTCAGCACTGTGCCTAACTATGACAACGATGATGAGGCCTGGTCGGTGGATGACATAGGCGAGCTGCAGGTGGAG CTCCCCGAAGTGCACACCAACAGCTGTGACAACATCTCCCAGTTCTCTGTGGACAGCATCACTAGCCAGGAGAGCAAGGAgcctgtgttcattgcagcagggGACATCCG ccGGCGCCTTTCGGAACAGCTGGCTCATACCCCGACAGCCTTCAAACGAGACCCAGAAGATCCTTCTGCAGTTGCTCTCAAAGAGCCCTGGCAGGAGAAAGTACG GAGGATCAGAGAGGGCTCCCCCTATGGCCATCTCCCCAGTTGGCGGCTCCTGTCAGTCATTGTCAAGTGTGGGGATGACCTTCGGCAAGAGCTTCTGGCCTTTCAGGTGTTGAAGCAACTGCAG TCCATTTGGGAACAGGAGCGAGTGCCCCTTTGGATCAAGCCATACAAGATTCTTGTGATTTCGGCTGATAGTGGCATGATTGAACCAGTGGTCAACGCTGTGTCCATCCATCAGGTGAAGAAACAGTCACAGCTCTCCTTGCTCGATTACTTTCTACAGGAGCATGGCAGTTACACCACTGAGGCATTCCTCAGTGCCCAGCGAAATTTTGTGCAAAGTTGTGCTGGGTACTGCTTGGTCTGCTACCTGCTGCAAGTCAAGGACAG ACACAATGGGAACATCCTTTTGGACGCCGAAGGCCACATCATCCACATCGACTTTGGCTTCATCCTCTCCAGCTCACCCCGAAATCTGGGCTTTGAGACGTCAGCCTTTAAGCTGACCACAGAGTTTGTGGAT gtGATGGGCGGCCTGGATGGCGACATGTTCAACTACTATAAGATGCTGATGCTGCAAGGGCTGATTGCCGCTCGGAAACACATGGACAAGGTGGTGCAGATCGTGGAGATCATGCAGCAag